The sequence TATCCAGATATACAGGGAGGATACTAAAGCTGATTGGCGCCTTTTTTTGCCACTGCCTTAGAAAATACAGGGCTACAAGGCTATCTTCTCCACCTGAAACTGCAACGAGTATCTTGTCTCCATGTTCCAATAACCCATAGGTGTGTATACACTTTCCTACAAGTCGATTTACCTCTTTTTTGAGAAAGGACATATCAACTCCAAATGCTATATTTTTCCTGTGAAAAATACGTGCTTCCCGCTCTTTACATAAGGTAGAAGGAAGAAGGTAGAAGGTAGAAGCAAGTATTGCCAGTACCGAAAGTCAGTGGCCAAAGGGCATAGGGTCTGAAGTTCCAGATTGCCGGCTTCTCCCTTCTCCCTCTTTTCCCGTTTCATCCTACGGGGTGTGCTAATTAACACATGAACGTTTAAAAAATTAGCCCTCATGTGACCCCCTTGCATTTGCTCCTTAATTCATGTATTGGGAAGAATTGAACTTGATGTCTCTAAATTCGGAATAGGTCACACATGGGTTGACACTTTTCAAAATGGCTTCGTCTGTCTGTGACCATGTAAAACAGGCCCTCTGTCTTCTTTGTTTACTGGGCTGACGCAGACGGACACGGAAAATTAATTCTGTGCTAAAATCACATAACAGGGACTGATTGTAGCTCATGAAAAAGGGTCTTTGGTCAATATGGATATTTTTTATACTTCTATTCCTTTTCATCGCAGCAATAACATATTACAAGCGGTCGCTTGAACCTGTTTCAGTTAGTGATAACTCCACAATTTTTACTGTGGAAAAAGGTAGCACCCTCAATGAAGTTGCCCAAGGATTAAAAGAGAAAAATCTGATAAGATCAAGACTCGCTTTTCGCCTTCTTACTCTTTTTCAAGGAAAAGAAAGAGAAATAAAGGCGGGGAAATATATCTTAAGTCCGTCCATGTCTTCTGCAGAGATTCTTCAGGCTTTAGTTGAGGGTCGTGAAATACGCTATGTCATAACTATTCCGGAAGGGAAAAATATGTATGATGTGGCAAAACTACTGGAAGAGGCTGGACTGTTTCCAAGATCTGAATTCTTGAAAGAGGCAAAAAACAAAAAGCTGCTTAAATCTCTCGGAGTGCCTGGGGACACTGTTGAAGGCTTTTTATTCCCAGATACATATTTCGTCTCAGCAGGTTTAAACGCCACAGAGGTTATAGAGATATTTGTAAAGAGATTTTGGCAAGTATGGAAGGAAAATGGATTCGATGAAAAGATAAAAGAAACAGATCTTGGGATAAAAGAAGTAGTGATACTGGCGTCAATTGTAGAAAAAGAGGCCCTTTTGCCCAAAGAGCGTCCTCTGATCGCATCAGTATTTTTGAATAGATTGAAAAAAGGTATGCGACTCCAGGCAGATCCGACGGTTCGTTATGGGCTGCTGGTAGATAAGGGGATCTATCCGAGAAGGCTTCGTACCAGGCATCTTAGGTATAAAAGCCCTTATAATACTTATATCATAAAGGGGTTGCCAAAGGGCCCTATTTGTAATCCAGGTGTTCAGTCAATCAGAGCAGTTTTGGAGCCAGTAAAATCAGACTATCTTTATTTTGTTTCCATGAACAACGGGGCCCACAAGTTTTCCAAGACCCTTGAAGAACACAATAGGGCGGTTTATCGTTATCAGATTAAAAAATTGCGTCCTAAGTAAAAATGTACCACTTCTTCCCACCTCTCTAAAAATGAAAGAAATAACAAGGTTGGCGGAGATTTTGGCAAGATTTTTAAAGATTATATAGCTAATATAGCAGACTTTAGCCCCTTTTTTTGATAAAAAACCCCTTGACACTCCCCTTTTGTTTTTCCTATAGTGGTAACTAGTGGGCTAAAGTGGGAAAAAGGGGGAGCTGTGTTCCGCGGGAAATCCATACATTCTCTGGATGCTAAGGGACGGCTCAGTATCCCTGCACGGTTCAAGGAGGTGCTTAAAAGTAAATATTCGGAAAAACTGTTCGTTACAAACCAGGTAAAATGCTTAGTTGCCTATCCTTATGAAGAGTGGAGGAAGATTGAAGAGCGTTTCTTAGGTCACCCCCTTCCGCCCCCAAAAATTCAACAATTTCAAAGGTATTTTGTTGCATCTGCAGTTGAGTGCAAGCTAGATTCACATGGGCGTATACTCATTCCTGCTACTTTGAGGGATGAAGTGGAAATAGAAAAGGAAGTAGTCCTACTGGGAATGCTTGATCACTTCGAGATTTGGAGCAGGGATAAATTAGAACAAGAATTGAAGATCGTAAAAGAACAGTTTGATGAATACAGTAGCTTTGTCTCAGATAATACAAAATAAATCGAATCCGGAGGACCTACCTCACGTTCCTGTAATGGAAGAAGAGGTGTTGAGGCTCCTTGCTGAAATCAGGCCAAGATCCGTAGCTGATGGCACCTGTGGAGCAGGTGGACATGCACATACACTTTTGGAAAACGTGTCATCTATTGAGAGATATTTTTGCATTGACTGGGATAAGAATGCCTTAAGTATCGCCAGAAAGAGACTGAACTCGCACAAAAATAGGGTGGAATTCGTTCATTCAAACTTTAGACACATCCCGCAACTCATTCCCGCCTATGGCATATCAAAACTCGATGCCATTTTATTGGATCTGGGGCTGTCAACCATGCATCTTACGTCTAGCGGTAGGGGATTCAGTTTCACAAAGGATGAACCACTGGACATGCGCATGGACGACTCGGAACCTACAACAGCACTCGATCTCATCAATAACCTTTCAGAGGCCCAGTTAGCCGCACTCATCAGGGAGTACGGCGAGGAAAAATGGGCTAAAAAGATCGCAGGGGTAGTGAAAGACTACTGTGAGCACACCTCTATTCCCACGAGTAAAGGCCTTGCAGAGGCTATTAAGCGCGCAATACCAAGGCGTTTTCATCCCAAAAGAATCCACCCTGCAACTCGCACGTTTCAGGCGCTCAGGATCGCTCTCAATCGAGAACTCGATAACCTTAAAGTGGCCCTACATGACTTTCCAAACATCTTGAATGAGGGTGGAAGATTCCTTGTTATTTCATTCCATTCTCTGGAAGACAGGCTCGTAAAACACAGCTTCAAAAATGACCCACGCATGCGTCCCATAACAAAACGGCCTCTCAGGCCAACTAGCCAGGAAATAACTGTAAATCCAAAGGCAAGGAGTGCAAAACTTAGATGCGCTGAGAGGATCAGCGCTGAGGAGGTAAATAATGTTTAGCAGGGCCGCTTCATTAAAAACAGCCAGATTGCAGTCCACCCACAGGCTTAGAACCAGACAGAGATCTGGGGCAAGGAGTACCATATCTCTGAGAGAGATGGGGCTAATATTTATTTCAGTCGTCCTTTTTGGATTGAGCGTGGTAACAGGATACGAGATCAAAAGTGTATCCAAAGAGATCTCGACCTACAGGGAGGAACTGAAGGCCTTCGGTGAAGAGGAGGAGAGACTAAAAGGGGAGTTGGCGCGCTTTACTGAAAAGACGCGCTTGGAGAAAATAGGAAGGGCCCTTGGCCTACATCCTCCCAAGAAAAGCCAAATCGTCCACATCAAATAGAGGGGACATCCATGAAAAGGAATAGAAAAAAGACAAGACGACCCCAAATCCCCTTCCTCTCATTGTTGGTGGTACTCCTTGTTCCCCTATTTTGTTTCTTGTTTAGGGGACCTGAAACTGAAATAGAGGCCAATACTGGGCCTAACTACGTTCCAATACGTGGAAATATATTTGACAGGACTGGGACATTGCTCGCCTATAGTAAAAAAGACCCCAGTGGAGCAGTAAAACGGATTTACCCTTACGGCGACATGGCCAAGGCCATTATTGGTGAGGTGGATTCATGGGGAAGGGGTATATTTGGTGCAGAGCTCTTGATGGATGAGGTCTTGTTATCCCAAAAAGACATCAGTCTTACCCTCGAAAGAGAGGTTCAGATCACGTCAGAAGAAGTCCTCAATATGCAAATGGCCAAATTTAATGCCACCTTTGGCTGTTTTATAATGATGGATGCAAATACTGGAGAAATCCTTGCCCTTTCAACTAGGTCTAAGCTTAAGGAAGACGAGGCACACATAGGTGAACCACTTTATCTCAAACCACTTTTTCATCCAGGGCTGCTCTCAATCCCAATCAGATGGTTACGGGAAAATGAAGAATTTGATGAAGACAATCTCAAGAGTGGGCATAAGTGGGTTGACATAGATAGTGGCCAAAGCCTCTGGTCCCCCTGGACTAAATCCACTCTGCAACGTTTTTTAGATGAAAAGAGGTCAGTAACAAAAGAACTAATTGATTTGGGTTTTGGAGATGGTAATGGAAAGGTGCCTATCTACACCTACAATATCTTTGAGGAAGACTTCAAATCCTCTCCCCTAAATATTCTCAGGGCCTTCGCATCCTTAATTAACGATAATGGATTGATCTCTCCATATTTTATCAACACCCTAGACTTTCCATCTGAAAAGCGAGCCATACCGTGGCTTGATCAGAAAAAGAGAGAATCTCTTAGAGAGCTCTTGTCTGGTTTCTCTACTCCTTCCATAGCAAGCGTTTGGTGGAAGAAGGAAGAGACATCAGGATCAAAGAGGTGCGAGATTATTGCATTGGGTTATTGGCCAAGGCAATCTCCCAAGGTGGTTTACATAACCGCCATTAAAGGCGCATCCTATGATCCTATTCAAAGGCCTGGGATACTAAGCAGAGCCAGACGTGCACTCAAGCTCGGAGCAGCATTACCTGAGGAAAAAATACTCTCTTATAGGGTAGGCGGAGAAGGTGACGTTAAAAAAGTCGTCCAATAAGAGCTCGCTGGGTGTTCCAGTTAAGCCCTTTTGTCTCAAGACCAAAGAATTGGTTCGAGGTCTTGGTGATCTAGTAGTCTCTATCCACGGTGAACTACCACCTGATATCAAGGGGATTGCAATTGATTCCAGACAGGTAAGGCAAGGCTACCTTTTTGTTGCCATAAGGGGGGAACGCAGTTCTGGCGAAGAATATATTGAACATGCCGTTAGAAATGGCGCCAATATGGTGATTCTTCCAGAAGGTGCAGGCATCCCTAAATATATTTCGTCCATATTGAGTCGAGACACAAAGGCCTGTGCCGGGATTGCAGCAAGCCTGTTTTATGGAAACCCAACAGAGAGTTGCCCTGTTGTGGCTGTTACCGGTACCAATGGTAAGACCACTTTTACTTATCTTATGGAAGCCATTTTAAAAGAGGCAGGACTGAGGCCAGGGGTCATTGGTACTGTGAATTATAGACTAGGGTCACTTTCGTGGCCCGCTCCCCTTACAACTCCTGATCCTGTGACTCTTCAAAGGACAATACGGGAAATGATAACAAATGGCGCGGACTCCATAATTATGGAGGCATCAAGCCATGCATTGGATCAAAAGCGTCTTTGGGGTTCCAAGATTAGGTGTGCTGTATTCACCAATATGACCAGAGATCATTTGGACTATCACAAGACAATGGACAATTATTTTTTGGCAAAACAAAGCCTCTTTTCAGACTATTGTCCAGAGGTCTCTGTGTTCAATATTGACGATCCCTATGGGAAGACCATGTATCTTCATTCAAGGGGTGAAAGCATTACCTATGCAATTGACAATGAGGCCGATATTAGGCCAAAGAAACTCAATATCGACATAAATGGCATTTATATGGCCATAGACCTCTATGGGAAGACTGTCTCTATTACTTCTGAGCTCATTGGTAAATTCAATGTCTACAACATACTTGCCGCTGTGTCTGCTGCTATATCCATGGAGATTCCTTCCCATGCCATTCAAATGGGAATAGCCAAGTGCAGGAACATACCTGGCAGGATGGAGCGAGTGGCTAGCGACTCTTCTATAATGGCTTTTGTAGACTATGCCCATACTCCAGATGCAGTGGAACGAATATTGAAAGAGATTAGTCTCCTTGGACCAAGACGTGTAATAACTGTCTTGGGATGTGGAGGTGACAGAGACAGGGGGAAAAGGCCTCTTATGGGGGCTATAGCATCCAGGCTTTCTGATATAGCGGTTTTTACCACTGACAATCCAAGGTCTGAAGACCCTCTGAGGATCATTGATGACATGCTCCATGGCGTTAGTGACAGGGATCGGATGAGAGAATCAATAAAGGTCATTCCCGACAGAGAAGAGGCAATTTTCTGGGCAATTGAACAGGCGAAGACCGGGGATGCAGTCTTGGTTTTGGGTAAGGGGCATGAAACTTGTCAGATAATTGACAATCAAAAGATATATTTTGATGATAGGGTGATTTTAAAAAGGGCATTAGAGGAAAAGTTGTCATGTTGAAGGTCTCACAAAATCTCCCCGAATATAAAGATATCCCTGAGTCACAGGCTGGAGCTGCCTCCTCCTTTGGAGGTCAGAGGGAAAACCCCTTTGAACAGCGTAGGACAGGTCCTATAGGCTGTAGTCTTGAAAAATTAGCCGTAATTACAAGGGGAAAAATCGTAAATGGTGCCCCAAGCATAGAGATTGGCCCCATTGCCACTGATACACGATTTATTGAGCCAGGTGATGCATTCTTGGCACTCAAAGGAGAAAGGTTTGATGCCCATGATTTTCTCGGTGAAGCTGTAAAGAATGGGGCAAGACTCCTAATAGTAGAATTTATACCCGAAGACTTTGTCATTAACTCCATACCTTGTCTTGTGGTAGAGGATACATTGGAAGCACTTCTTTCTATTGCCGCATGGTACAGAAAAAAACTGGCCTTAAAATCAATTTGTATAACCGGAAGTTGTGGCAAAACGTCGACGAAAGAGCTTGTTACGAAGATATATGAAGGATCCTTTGAAGTCATATCTACCTATAAAAATTTCAATAATCTTGTAGGCCTCCCCATAACCATATTGAATGCCAAAAGTTTTCATGAATGGGGCGTATTTGAACTGGGAATGAATCAACCAGGAGAGATTGAAAGGCTTACTCGAGTGGCAATGCCTGATATAGCCCTAATCACCAACATAGCCCCAGCTCACCTCGAGGGGCTTAGGGAAATAGAAGGTGTTGCCAAGGAGAAAGCAAGGCTCTTTCAAAATCTCAGAGACGATTCCGTGGCCTGCGTAAATTTAGATGATCCATTCATAAAAAAATATGCCTCTAATATCCATTGTAAAAAGATTGGTTATTCTCTCGAAGGGCAAAAAAGTCCTGAAACTAAAGAGTTTGTAAGGCTTGTGTCGTGGAGACCCAATGGTTTTGGCACTAGCTTTGTCGTTGAAGTAAACGGTGTCAGGGAGGAATTTTACAGTCTTCTTCCAGGCCTTGGGAACCTTCAGAATTTGATTGCGGCAATCTGTGTGGGGATTGCAGGAGGTATTGACTTAAAAATTATAAAAGAGGCCATAAAGAGGGCAAAGCCAATGCCTGGAAGGCTGTTTATTACAAAGATGGGGGATTGGACAGTAATAGATGATACTTATAATGCAAATCCCGCGTCTATGAAAAATGCCCTGGCAACTCTGGCCCTCTGGTCTGAGAGCGAATTTCGTTGCGCAGTCCTAGGAGACATGTTTGAGCTTGGAGAAAGTGCCAGTCACTATCACTTTGAAATGGGAAAATACGCTGCGTCTACGGGAATATCAATGATTTTAGCTGCTGGAACCTATGCAAAAGACATTTTAAGAGGAGCAAGCCAAGCCTGTATGAGTGAGGAAAAATGTCTCATGTTTGAGGATACTGATTCACTTTTTAACTATATAAAAGAACAAGCCAGCAAGTTGTTTCCAAGGGATGCCTGGATACTTGTGAAAGGCTCCAGGGGAATGAGGATGGAAAAGATCATTGATGCATTGAGAAGGTGAAAGAGAGGCTATGCTGTACCATCTCCTAATACCCCTTCAAGACTTGTGCCCAGTGTTCAATGTCTTCAGGTACATTACCTTTAGGGCCATTTATGCTGCAATATTTGCCATGGCCATCGTCCTTTTTTTGGGGCCGTGGTTCATAGAAAAGATGCGGCGGCTCAAGGCGGGCCAGACCATTCGCGTAGAGGGACCAAAGACTCACCTGAAAAAAGAAGGTACACCTAGTATGGGGGGGCTCCTTATCATTGGGGCTGTAACCGTCTCCACACTACTTTGGGCAAACCTAAAAAATGTGTACATATGGCTTGTCTTATGGATATTGGTGTCGTTCGGTTGTATTGGCCTCATTGATGACCTAAAAAAGATAAGACTCAAGGATTCACGGGGACTTGCCGGTAGGTGGAAGCTGGTTTTTCAAATACTCATCTCGTTAATTTTCGGCATGGTGCTGTACAAGTTTGATTTGTTGGATACGAGGTTGAGTGTCCCTTTTTTCAAGAATCTACATCCTGACCTTGGCGTCTTTTACTGGCCCTTTATAGTACTAGTAATAACAGGTGCTTCCAATGCAGTAAACCTCACAGATGGTCTTGATGGTCTGGCCATTGGTCCTTTCATAATATGTGCCGCTGTCTACGGTCTGTTTGTGTATTTAGCAGGCCACTTTGAACTAGCACGATACCTGCTGATCCCTCATGTCAAAGGGGCTGGAGAGATCTCAATTTTTTGCGGGGCACTGGTGGGGGCAGGATTAGGATTTTTGTGGTACAATTCCTATCCTGCTGAAATCTTTATGGGAGACGTAGGTAGTCTTTCCCTTGGAGGGAGTCTCGGTGCCGTGGCCGTAATTGTTAAGCAAGAGCTACTGCTTTTGATAGTAGGGGGCATTTTTGTTGTCGAGGCGCTCTCTGTGATGTTACAGGTGGCCTATTTCAAGACAACAGGTGGTAAGAGAATTTTCAGGATGGCTCCCATACATCACCATTTTGAATTAAAGGGATGGCCTGAGCCAAAGGTAATAGTGCGGTTTTGGATTTTAGCTGTCATCTTGGGACTGCTGGGAGTGAGTACGTTAAAGTTAAGATAGAAAGGGATTGAATAGACGTAGGGCAATGAAAAAGCTTGCTGTTCTAGGCATAGGCAAAAGCGGGATTTCTGCTGCTCGTTGGGCAGTCAAGATGGACTTTGAGTGCGTCTTGAGCGATAAAAGGCCCAAAGATCAATGGCCCAAAGACCTCCTCGAGTGGTGTGAGGCCAAAGGGGTCGTAGTGGATTTTGGGGAGCACAGTGAAGATAAAATATTGACCTCAGATGTGATCTGTCCTAGCCCAGGG comes from Dissulfuribacter thermophilus and encodes:
- the mltG gene encoding endolytic transglycosylase MltG, whose product is MKKGLWSIWIFFILLFLFIAAITYYKRSLEPVSVSDNSTIFTVEKGSTLNEVAQGLKEKNLIRSRLAFRLLTLFQGKEREIKAGKYILSPSMSSAEILQALVEGREIRYVITIPEGKNMYDVAKLLEEAGLFPRSEFLKEAKNKKLLKSLGVPGDTVEGFLFPDTYFVSAGLNATEVIEIFVKRFWQVWKENGFDEKIKETDLGIKEVVILASIVEKEALLPKERPLIASVFLNRLKKGMRLQADPTVRYGLLVDKGIYPRRLRTRHLRYKSPYNTYIIKGLPKGPICNPGVQSIRAVLEPVKSDYLYFVSMNNGAHKFSKTLEEHNRAVYRYQIKKLRPK
- the mraZ gene encoding division/cell wall cluster transcriptional repressor MraZ, whose product is MFRGKSIHSLDAKGRLSIPARFKEVLKSKYSEKLFVTNQVKCLVAYPYEEWRKIEERFLGHPLPPPKIQQFQRYFVASAVECKLDSHGRILIPATLRDEVEIEKEVVLLGMLDHFEIWSRDKLEQELKIVKEQFDEYSSFVSDNTK
- the rsmH gene encoding 16S rRNA (cytosine(1402)-N(4))-methyltransferase RsmH codes for the protein MNTVALSQIIQNKSNPEDLPHVPVMEEEVLRLLAEIRPRSVADGTCGAGGHAHTLLENVSSIERYFCIDWDKNALSIARKRLNSHKNRVEFVHSNFRHIPQLIPAYGISKLDAILLDLGLSTMHLTSSGRGFSFTKDEPLDMRMDDSEPTTALDLINNLSEAQLAALIREYGEEKWAKKIAGVVKDYCEHTSIPTSKGLAEAIKRAIPRRFHPKRIHPATRTFQALRIALNRELDNLKVALHDFPNILNEGGRFLVISFHSLEDRLVKHSFKNDPRMRPITKRPLRPTSQEITVNPKARSAKLRCAERISAEEVNNV
- a CDS encoding UDP-N-acetylmuramoyl-L-alanyl-D-glutamate--2,6-diaminopimelate ligase is translated as MTLKKSSNKSSLGVPVKPFCLKTKELVRGLGDLVVSIHGELPPDIKGIAIDSRQVRQGYLFVAIRGERSSGEEYIEHAVRNGANMVILPEGAGIPKYISSILSRDTKACAGIAASLFYGNPTESCPVVAVTGTNGKTTFTYLMEAILKEAGLRPGVIGTVNYRLGSLSWPAPLTTPDPVTLQRTIREMITNGADSIIMEASSHALDQKRLWGSKIRCAVFTNMTRDHLDYHKTMDNYFLAKQSLFSDYCPEVSVFNIDDPYGKTMYLHSRGESITYAIDNEADIRPKKLNIDINGIYMAIDLYGKTVSITSELIGKFNVYNILAAVSAAISMEIPSHAIQMGIAKCRNIPGRMERVASDSSIMAFVDYAHTPDAVERILKEISLLGPRRVITVLGCGGDRDRGKRPLMGAIASRLSDIAVFTTDNPRSEDPLRIIDDMLHGVSDRDRMRESIKVIPDREEAIFWAIEQAKTGDAVLVLGKGHETCQIIDNQKIYFDDRVILKRALEEKLSC
- a CDS encoding UDP-N-acetylmuramoyl-tripeptide--D-alanyl-D-alanine ligase, whose translation is MLKVSQNLPEYKDIPESQAGAASSFGGQRENPFEQRRTGPIGCSLEKLAVITRGKIVNGAPSIEIGPIATDTRFIEPGDAFLALKGERFDAHDFLGEAVKNGARLLIVEFIPEDFVINSIPCLVVEDTLEALLSIAAWYRKKLALKSICITGSCGKTSTKELVTKIYEGSFEVISTYKNFNNLVGLPITILNAKSFHEWGVFELGMNQPGEIERLTRVAMPDIALITNIAPAHLEGLREIEGVAKEKARLFQNLRDDSVACVNLDDPFIKKYASNIHCKKIGYSLEGQKSPETKEFVRLVSWRPNGFGTSFVVEVNGVREEFYSLLPGLGNLQNLIAAICVGIAGGIDLKIIKEAIKRAKPMPGRLFITKMGDWTVIDDTYNANPASMKNALATLALWSESEFRCAVLGDMFELGESASHYHFEMGKYAASTGISMILAAGTYAKDILRGASQACMSEEKCLMFEDTDSLFNYIKEQASKLFPRDAWILVKGSRGMRMEKIIDALRR
- the mraY gene encoding phospho-N-acetylmuramoyl-pentapeptide-transferase, translating into MLYHLLIPLQDLCPVFNVFRYITFRAIYAAIFAMAIVLFLGPWFIEKMRRLKAGQTIRVEGPKTHLKKEGTPSMGGLLIIGAVTVSTLLWANLKNVYIWLVLWILVSFGCIGLIDDLKKIRLKDSRGLAGRWKLVFQILISLIFGMVLYKFDLLDTRLSVPFFKNLHPDLGVFYWPFIVLVITGASNAVNLTDGLDGLAIGPFIICAAVYGLFVYLAGHFELARYLLIPHVKGAGEISIFCGALVGAGLGFLWYNSYPAEIFMGDVGSLSLGGSLGAVAVIVKQELLLLIVGGIFVVEALSVMLQVAYFKTTGGKRIFRMAPIHHHFELKGWPEPKVIVRFWILAVILGLLGVSTLKLR